In Halorientalis sp. LT38, a genomic segment contains:
- a CDS encoding sulfurtransferase, with the protein MHEVVVPAAWVADRRDEIVLVDVRDAWEFDGIGHVPGAVNVPFDSFRAGDDAAGSADADDAGNGASGETGMLPGGDVFAALMGEAGISREDRVVAYDDHHGVFAARLLLTAELYGHDPDRLHLLDGDFSSWQRERETTSDATAVEPATYETESPGEIETPLVGADAVAAAADDPEAVVVDTREDWEFEEGHVPGAIRLDWRELVDDESRGLKPREEMEVILDDRGVVPEKRIVLYCNTARRISHTYTVLRHLGYPNLAFYEGSLTEWEAEGRPLETGEAD; encoded by the coding sequence ATGCACGAGGTAGTGGTTCCGGCGGCGTGGGTGGCCGACCGACGCGACGAGATCGTCCTCGTCGACGTCCGCGACGCCTGGGAGTTCGACGGCATCGGCCACGTCCCCGGCGCAGTGAACGTCCCGTTCGACTCCTTCCGGGCCGGCGACGACGCGGCCGGAAGCGCGGACGCCGACGACGCCGGGAACGGAGCGAGCGGCGAGACCGGGATGCTCCCCGGCGGCGACGTCTTCGCCGCCCTCATGGGCGAGGCGGGCATCTCCCGCGAGGACCGCGTCGTCGCCTACGACGACCACCACGGCGTCTTCGCCGCGCGGTTGCTCCTGACCGCCGAACTGTACGGGCACGACCCCGACAGACTCCACCTGCTGGACGGGGACTTCTCGTCCTGGCAACGCGAACGCGAGACCACGAGCGACGCCACGGCCGTCGAGCCGGCGACCTACGAGACGGAGAGTCCTGGTGAGATCGAGACGCCGCTTGTCGGCGCCGACGCGGTGGCGGCCGCCGCCGACGACCCAGAAGCCGTCGTCGTCGACACCCGCGAGGACTGGGAGTTCGAGGAGGGCCACGTCCCCGGCGCCATCCGGCTGGACTGGCGCGAACTCGTCGACGACGAGAGCCGCGGGCTGAAGCCCCGCGAGGAGATGGAGGTGATCCTCGACGACCGCGGCGTCGTCCCCGAGAAGCGGATCGTCCTCTACTGCAACACGGCCCGGCGGATCAGCCACACCTACACCGTGCTGCGTCACCTGGGCTACCCCAACCTGGCGTTCTACGAGGGGAGTCTCACCGAGTGGGAGGCGGAAGGGCGGCCGCTGGAGACGGGCGAAGCCGACTAA
- a CDS encoding sulfurtransferase gives MSDYAKDVLVSADWVEDHLDDFQSDDPEYRLAEVDVDTELYDEEGHAPGAIGFNWETDLQDQTTRDILSKEDFEQTMGEAGITEDSTVVLYGDNSNWFAAYTYWQFKYYGHDDVRLMDGGRDYWVENDYPLSDEPADFSAQDYEAAGPRESIRAYREDVENAIERGLPLVDVRSPEEFSGEILAPPGLQETAQRGGHIPGAKNISWAAVTNDDGTFKSADEIRELYADEDIDGGGTTVAYCRIGERSSVAWFALHELLGYEDTINYDGSWTEWGNLVGAPIEKGD, from the coding sequence ATGAGCGACTACGCCAAAGACGTTCTCGTCTCTGCGGACTGGGTCGAGGACCATCTGGACGACTTCCAGAGCGACGATCCGGAGTATCGGCTGGCCGAAGTGGACGTGGACACGGAGCTCTACGACGAGGAGGGCCACGCGCCCGGCGCGATCGGCTTCAACTGGGAGACGGACCTCCAGGACCAGACGACCCGCGACATCCTCTCGAAGGAGGACTTCGAGCAGACGATGGGCGAGGCCGGCATCACCGAGGACTCGACGGTCGTCCTCTACGGCGACAACTCCAACTGGTTTGCGGCCTACACCTACTGGCAGTTCAAGTACTACGGCCACGACGACGTGCGCCTGATGGACGGCGGCCGCGACTACTGGGTCGAGAACGACTACCCGCTCTCCGACGAGCCCGCCGACTTCTCCGCGCAGGACTACGAGGCCGCCGGCCCGCGCGAGTCCATCCGCGCCTACCGCGAGGACGTCGAGAACGCCATCGAGCGCGGCCTGCCGCTCGTGGACGTCCGCTCGCCCGAGGAGTTCTCCGGCGAGATCCTCGCGCCCCCGGGCCTCCAGGAGACCGCCCAGCGCGGCGGCCACATCCCCGGCGCGAAGAACATCTCGTGGGCCGCCGTCACGAACGACGACGGCACCTTCAAGTCCGCCGACGAGATCCGCGAGCTCTACGCCGACGAGGACATCGACGGCGGGGGCACCACGGTCGCCTACTGCCGCATCGGCGAGCGCTCCTCCGTGGCGTGGTTCGCGCTCCACGAACTGCTCGGGTACGAGGACACCATCAACTACGACGGGTCCTGGACCGAGTGGGGCAACCTGGTCGGTGCGCCCATCGAGAAGGGCGACTGA